Proteins co-encoded in one Vicinamibacterales bacterium genomic window:
- a CDS encoding thiamine pyrophosphate-dependent enzyme: protein MTRAEAVQIVRAATPLETLIVACNGMLGRELHSAGDRPPHFYMIGSMGLASSIGLGLALSRPARAVVVLDGDGNVLMNMGTLASIGVAAPSNFHHIVLDNGMYASTGGQRTISDRVRLEQIALAAGYRAVRRVSERADLESAIPSVLAQAGPSMLLVEVAPGNVKGIGRVSLDPPAIARRFREAALR, encoded by the coding sequence GTGACACGCGCCGAAGCCGTGCAGATCGTCCGGGCGGCGACGCCGCTGGAGACGCTGATCGTTGCGTGCAACGGCATGCTCGGACGCGAGCTGCACTCGGCCGGCGATCGCCCCCCCCACTTCTACATGATTGGATCGATGGGGCTCGCCTCGTCGATTGGGCTCGGTCTGGCGTTGTCCCGGCCCGCGCGCGCGGTTGTCGTACTCGACGGTGACGGCAACGTGCTGATGAACATGGGGACGCTGGCAAGTATCGGCGTGGCCGCGCCCTCGAACTTCCATCACATCGTGCTCGACAACGGGATGTACGCCTCGACAGGTGGCCAGCGGACCATCAGCGATCGCGTGCGCCTCGAGCAGATCGCCTTGGCCGCCGGCTACCGGGCCGTCCGTCGCGTCAGCGAACGCGCGGATCTCGAGAGCGCCATCCCGTCAGTCCTCGCGCAGGCCGGCCCGTCGATGCTGCTCGTCGAGGTCGCGCCCGGCAACGTCAAGGGCATCGGCCGAGTGTCGCTCGATCCGCCTGCCATCGCCCGCCGTTTCCGGGAGGCCGCCCTGCGATGA